In Bombus affinis isolate iyBomAffi1 chromosome 8, iyBomAffi1.2, whole genome shotgun sequence, the following proteins share a genomic window:
- the LOC126919531 gene encoding uncharacterized protein LOC126919531 isoform X2 yields the protein MAEESDRSQLPPGWECRYDIRSGRPYFINHFNRTTTWEDPRVRYWQYSQYIQSQNSMALSSATTITSQDIPMQDLKTPLSLKSVSAMTNRLGDMTLGSPTPVKNMETYLTQNSDSELQVAKINAMFPTVSDTHIRLLLKKYHNRAALVVSALQVEKNPLCAPGPCTPVGVHSNYAIPRWRLPPHAIHAALTLSPPRGARPAPNSPKIKLRYLKNVFPKVEETMLLDILEQSDNNVQKASEKLIDLGYEKRNPTAPKSLRKKEEEQVNNEQTIPTPPPRMKSLEEKNKMKTRLMEKYKSVPERVIMLAMDSVDYDEERAIHILDIMVTEEATRPLCTSSSPSNRSDERKDSPPVTEAVKLTASPIKKIVKDANSEKSKRSKNKIEIPKISRGTSTTEDNEYKSPYLTKPVGPNPDLPKGANNDLLLPDYAPWSGPDPSFLNKELHNKTIANGHDATLLFGNRCVAKGPNSELRKGALRELTQGSIYSQRNISNTESRGK from the exons ATGGCTGAAGAAAGTGACAGGAGTCAATTGCCACCCGGTTGGGAATGCAGATATGACATTCGAAGTGGTCGTCC atattttataaatcatTTTAACCGTACAACAACATGGGAAGATCCAAGAGTAAGATATTGGCAGTATTCTCAGTATATACAATCGCAAAATTCAATGGCACTGAGTTCTGCTACGACTATTACTTCCCAAGATATACCTATGCAG GATCTGAAAACTCCATTATCACTGAAATCAGTTAGTGCAATGACAAACAGGCTTGGAGATATGACGTTGGGGTCTCCAACTCCAGTAAAGAATATGGAAACATATTTAACACAGAACTCGGATTCTGAATTACAAGTTGCTAAAATCAATGCTATGTTTCCCACAGTTTCTGATACTCATATTCGACTTCTTTTGAAAAA ATACCATAACAGAGCAGCTTTGGTTGTCAGCGCTTTACAAGTGGAAAAGAATCCTCTTTGTGCGCCAGGACCATGCACACCTGTGGGAGTGCATTCAAACTATGCAATACCAAGATGGCGATTACCACCACATGCTATACATGCAGCTCTAACATTGAGTCCACCTCGTGGGGCTCGGCCAGCCCCTAACTCCCCCAAAATAAAACTTAG GTACCTGAAAAATGTATTCCCAAAAGTAGAAGAAACCATGTTGCTTGATATTTTGGAACAAAGTGACAACAATGTTCAAAAAGCTTCTGAAAAATTAATCGATCTGGGCTATGAAAAACGAAATCCTACAGCTCCTAAATCTttaagaaaaaaagaggaggaaCAA GTAAACAATGAACAAACTATACCTACTCCACCACCGCGTATGAAAAGTttagaagagaaaaataaaa TGAAAACGCGATTGATGGAGAAATATAAATCAGTACCAGAAAGAGTAATAATGCTTGCTATGGATAGTGTTGATTATGATGAAGAGAGAGCAATACACATATTAGATATCATGGTCACAGAAGAAGCTACAAGACCTTTGTGTACATCAAGCAGTCCAAG CAATAGAAGTGACGAAAGGAAAGACAGTCCACCAGTAACTGAAGCTGTAAAATTAACTGCTTCTCCAATTAAGAAAATAGTTAAGGATGCAAATTCGGAAAAATCCAAACgttcaaaaaataaaatagaaataccaaa aatttcTCGAGGAACTAGTACCACAGAGGACAATGAATATAAATCTCCATATTTGACAAAACCAGTTGGACCAAACCCTGATTTACCAAAAGGAGCTAATAATGACTTACTTTT ACCTGATTATGCACCATGGTCAGGACCAGATCCGAGTTTCTTAAATAAAGAGTTACATAACAAAACAATAGCTAATGGACATGATGCTACTTTGCTTTTCGGAAATCGGTGTGTTGCCAAAGGACCTAATTCAGAATTAAGAAAAGGTGCACTGAGAGAATTAACTCAAGGTTCTATATATTCTCAAAGAAATATTTCGAATACAGAAAGTCGTGGTAAATGA
- the LOC126919540 gene encoding HIG1 domain family member 1C-like, producing the protein MGENTWKIGEAVEIPEEAIKIALENEVSLSDRFYLLAKRSPFLLAGIVGLTTVCGIGAYKWKTRTVKPSIFIVQLRVAAQATALGIISLGMFYGMYNDYIKKKKKE; encoded by the exons ATGGGTGAGAATACTTGGAAAATCGGTGAAGCAGTCGAGATTCCAGAAGAGGCTATTAAGATAGCATTAGAGAATGAAGTGTCATTATCAGACAGGTTTTATTTATTAGCAAAACGATCACCATTTCTTTTAGCTG GTATAGTTGGTTTAACTACTGTTTGTGGAATAGGTGCATATAAGTGGAAAACACGAACAGTAAAACCTTCTATATTTATTGTACAACTCAGAGTTGCAGCTCAAGCTACTGCACTTGGTATCATCAGCTTAGGAATGTTTTATGGCATGTATAACGATTatataaagaagaagaagaaggaataa
- the LOC126919531 gene encoding uncharacterized protein LOC126919531 isoform X1: MAEESDRSQLPPGWECRYDIRSGRPYFINHFNRTTTWEDPRVRYWQYSQYIQSQNSMALSSATTITSQDIPMQTGGNGGGGHLGYAGAHKAPQIYPTLSPYHNPQLAFLPPSLQDLKTPLSLKSVSAMTNRLGDMTLGSPTPVKNMETYLTQNSDSELQVAKINAMFPTVSDTHIRLLLKKYHNRAALVVSALQVEKNPLCAPGPCTPVGVHSNYAIPRWRLPPHAIHAALTLSPPRGARPAPNSPKIKLRYLKNVFPKVEETMLLDILEQSDNNVQKASEKLIDLGYEKRNPTAPKSLRKKEEEQVNNEQTIPTPPPRMKSLEEKNKMKTRLMEKYKSVPERVIMLAMDSVDYDEERAIHILDIMVTEEATRPLCTSSSPSNRSDERKDSPPVTEAVKLTASPIKKIVKDANSEKSKRSKNKIEIPKISRGTSTTEDNEYKSPYLTKPVGPNPDLPKGANNDLLLPDYAPWSGPDPSFLNKELHNKTIANGHDATLLFGNRCVAKGPNSELRKGALRELTQGSIYSQRNISNTESRGK, translated from the exons ATGGCTGAAGAAAGTGACAGGAGTCAATTGCCACCCGGTTGGGAATGCAGATATGACATTCGAAGTGGTCGTCC atattttataaatcatTTTAACCGTACAACAACATGGGAAGATCCAAGAGTAAGATATTGGCAGTATTCTCAGTATATACAATCGCAAAATTCAATGGCACTGAGTTCTGCTACGACTATTACTTCCCAAGATATACCTATGCAG ACTGGAGGAAATGGAGGTGGTGGACATTTAGGTTATGCTGGAGCTCACAAAGCTCCGCAAATTTATCCAACACTGTCTCCTTATCATAATCCACAACTTGCATTTTTACCTCCTAGTTTACAG GATCTGAAAACTCCATTATCACTGAAATCAGTTAGTGCAATGACAAACAGGCTTGGAGATATGACGTTGGGGTCTCCAACTCCAGTAAAGAATATGGAAACATATTTAACACAGAACTCGGATTCTGAATTACAAGTTGCTAAAATCAATGCTATGTTTCCCACAGTTTCTGATACTCATATTCGACTTCTTTTGAAAAA ATACCATAACAGAGCAGCTTTGGTTGTCAGCGCTTTACAAGTGGAAAAGAATCCTCTTTGTGCGCCAGGACCATGCACACCTGTGGGAGTGCATTCAAACTATGCAATACCAAGATGGCGATTACCACCACATGCTATACATGCAGCTCTAACATTGAGTCCACCTCGTGGGGCTCGGCCAGCCCCTAACTCCCCCAAAATAAAACTTAG GTACCTGAAAAATGTATTCCCAAAAGTAGAAGAAACCATGTTGCTTGATATTTTGGAACAAAGTGACAACAATGTTCAAAAAGCTTCTGAAAAATTAATCGATCTGGGCTATGAAAAACGAAATCCTACAGCTCCTAAATCTttaagaaaaaaagaggaggaaCAA GTAAACAATGAACAAACTATACCTACTCCACCACCGCGTATGAAAAGTttagaagagaaaaataaaa TGAAAACGCGATTGATGGAGAAATATAAATCAGTACCAGAAAGAGTAATAATGCTTGCTATGGATAGTGTTGATTATGATGAAGAGAGAGCAATACACATATTAGATATCATGGTCACAGAAGAAGCTACAAGACCTTTGTGTACATCAAGCAGTCCAAG CAATAGAAGTGACGAAAGGAAAGACAGTCCACCAGTAACTGAAGCTGTAAAATTAACTGCTTCTCCAATTAAGAAAATAGTTAAGGATGCAAATTCGGAAAAATCCAAACgttcaaaaaataaaatagaaataccaaa aatttcTCGAGGAACTAGTACCACAGAGGACAATGAATATAAATCTCCATATTTGACAAAACCAGTTGGACCAAACCCTGATTTACCAAAAGGAGCTAATAATGACTTACTTTT ACCTGATTATGCACCATGGTCAGGACCAGATCCGAGTTTCTTAAATAAAGAGTTACATAACAAAACAATAGCTAATGGACATGATGCTACTTTGCTTTTCGGAAATCGGTGTGTTGCCAAAGGACCTAATTCAGAATTAAGAAAAGGTGCACTGAGAGAATTAACTCAAGGTTCTATATATTCTCAAAGAAATATTTCGAATACAGAAAGTCGTGGTAAATGA
- the LOC126919531 gene encoding uncharacterized protein LOC126919531 isoform X3, with the protein MAEESDRSQLPPGWECRYDIRSGRPYFINHFNRTTTWEDPRVRYWQYSQYIQSQNSMALSSATTITSQDIPMQTGGNGGGGHLGYAGAHKAPQIYPTLSPYHNPQLAFLPPSLQDLKTPLSLKSVSAMTNRLGDMTLGSPTPVKNMETYLTQNSDSELQVAKINAMFPTVSDTHIRLLLKKYLKNVFPKVEETMLLDILEQSDNNVQKASEKLIDLGYEKRNPTAPKSLRKKEEEQVNNEQTIPTPPPRMKSLEEKNKMKTRLMEKYKSVPERVIMLAMDSVDYDEERAIHILDIMVTEEATRPLCTSSSPSNRSDERKDSPPVTEAVKLTASPIKKIVKDANSEKSKRSKNKIEIPKISRGTSTTEDNEYKSPYLTKPVGPNPDLPKGANNDLLLPDYAPWSGPDPSFLNKELHNKTIANGHDATLLFGNRCVAKGPNSELRKGALRELTQGSIYSQRNISNTESRGK; encoded by the exons ATGGCTGAAGAAAGTGACAGGAGTCAATTGCCACCCGGTTGGGAATGCAGATATGACATTCGAAGTGGTCGTCC atattttataaatcatTTTAACCGTACAACAACATGGGAAGATCCAAGAGTAAGATATTGGCAGTATTCTCAGTATATACAATCGCAAAATTCAATGGCACTGAGTTCTGCTACGACTATTACTTCCCAAGATATACCTATGCAG ACTGGAGGAAATGGAGGTGGTGGACATTTAGGTTATGCTGGAGCTCACAAAGCTCCGCAAATTTATCCAACACTGTCTCCTTATCATAATCCACAACTTGCATTTTTACCTCCTAGTTTACAG GATCTGAAAACTCCATTATCACTGAAATCAGTTAGTGCAATGACAAACAGGCTTGGAGATATGACGTTGGGGTCTCCAACTCCAGTAAAGAATATGGAAACATATTTAACACAGAACTCGGATTCTGAATTACAAGTTGCTAAAATCAATGCTATGTTTCCCACAGTTTCTGATACTCATATTCGACTTCTTTTGAAAAA GTACCTGAAAAATGTATTCCCAAAAGTAGAAGAAACCATGTTGCTTGATATTTTGGAACAAAGTGACAACAATGTTCAAAAAGCTTCTGAAAAATTAATCGATCTGGGCTATGAAAAACGAAATCCTACAGCTCCTAAATCTttaagaaaaaaagaggaggaaCAA GTAAACAATGAACAAACTATACCTACTCCACCACCGCGTATGAAAAGTttagaagagaaaaataaaa TGAAAACGCGATTGATGGAGAAATATAAATCAGTACCAGAAAGAGTAATAATGCTTGCTATGGATAGTGTTGATTATGATGAAGAGAGAGCAATACACATATTAGATATCATGGTCACAGAAGAAGCTACAAGACCTTTGTGTACATCAAGCAGTCCAAG CAATAGAAGTGACGAAAGGAAAGACAGTCCACCAGTAACTGAAGCTGTAAAATTAACTGCTTCTCCAATTAAGAAAATAGTTAAGGATGCAAATTCGGAAAAATCCAAACgttcaaaaaataaaatagaaataccaaa aatttcTCGAGGAACTAGTACCACAGAGGACAATGAATATAAATCTCCATATTTGACAAAACCAGTTGGACCAAACCCTGATTTACCAAAAGGAGCTAATAATGACTTACTTTT ACCTGATTATGCACCATGGTCAGGACCAGATCCGAGTTTCTTAAATAAAGAGTTACATAACAAAACAATAGCTAATGGACATGATGCTACTTTGCTTTTCGGAAATCGGTGTGTTGCCAAAGGACCTAATTCAGAATTAAGAAAAGGTGCACTGAGAGAATTAACTCAAGGTTCTATATATTCTCAAAGAAATATTTCGAATACAGAAAGTCGTGGTAAATGA